The Pseudomonas graminis region CTCGCCGAAGTGCTGCGCGATGCGGTCGAGCGCGGGGAACGGCTGGCTGATGAACGTGTGTTGAGCCGTTACGAGCGTCGGCGCATGCCGCATAACCTGGCGTTGATGGCGGCGATGGAGGGCTTCGAGCGGCTGTTCCAGGCCGACGCACTGCCAGTTCGCCTGTTGCGCAACGCCGGGTTGAAGATGGTCGATCGTTCGGCAGAAGCCAAAGCGTTGTTCGTTCGCCAGGCCTTGGGGCTGACCGGGGATTTGCCGACGCTGGCACGGCTCTGACAACACAGCACTGTCTGTACGCGCGCTTCACCGTGGGACCGGCTTTAGCCGGGAAAGCGCCACTCGTTACGCCGGGACTCTGATGGCGTTCAAGCTGGCCTTTTCCTGACTCAAACCGGTCCCACTAAAACTGCGCGCGGTCAGTGGTTCTGAACGTGGCACTGCGGGCACTCCGCAACATCCGGTAACGGCTCAATCCTGACTTCGGTTGAGAAGGTAGATGCGATTCACTACCATTTCGCCTCGTTTTTCCCCTCTCTCGAATCAGGAGAACCTGCATGCAGGCGAGCAAGCGTCTTTTGGCTGCCCTGGCATTAACCATGCTCGGCAGCACCGCCCAGGCCGCAGATGAAGTGGTGGTGTATTCCTCCCGAATCGATGAGCTGATCAAACCGGTGTTCGACGCCTATACCGCCAAAACCGGCGTGAAGGTCAAGTTCATCACCGACAAGGAAGCGCCGCTGATGCAGCGCATCAAGGCCGAGGGCCAAAACGCAACGGCTGACCTGCTGCTCACCGTCGACGCAGGTAACCTTTGGCAAGCTGAACAGATGGGCATCCTGCAGCCGTTCACCTCGCCGGTCATCGATGCCAACATTCCCTCGCAATACCGTTCTTCCACCCACAGCTGGACCGGCCTGAGCCTGCGCGCCCGGACCATTGCCTACTCCACCGACCGCGTCAAACCTGAAGAACTCACCACCTACGAAGCGTTGGCCGACAAACAGTGGGAAGGGCGTCTGTGCATGCGTACAGCCAAAAAGGTCTATAACCAGTCGCTGACCGCCACGCTGATCGAAACCCATGGTGCCGAGGCGTCTGAAAAGATCCTAAAGGGCTGGGTGAATAACTTGTCGACCGACGTGTTTTCCGATGACATCGCGGTGCTGGAAGCCATCAATGCCGGACAATGCGACGTCGGCATCGTCAACACCTACTATTACGGTCGCTTGCACAAGGACAATCCGGACCTCGCTGTGCGCCTGTTCTGGCCCAATCAGTCGGACCGCGGCGTGCACGTCAACCTGTCCGGGATTGGCCTGACCAAGTACGCGCCCCATGCCGACGCCGCCAAAGCGTTGGTGGAATGGATGACAGGCCCCGAAGCCCAGACGATATTCGCCGGAACCAACCAGGAATTCCCCGCCAACCCCAAAGTCGCACCGTCTGAGGAAGTGGCAAGCTGGGGCGCGTTCAAGGCGGACACTGTCCCGGTTGAAGTGGCCGGTCGGCGGCAGGCCGAGGCAATCCGCATGATGGACCGTGCTGGCTGGAATTGATCTTTCGCGAAAGAAGCCCGAATTACGCCGGTTTTGCATGGTGAAGCTCTTGTGGGAGTGAGCTTGCTCACGAAGACGGCATTTTAATCGCTGGAGATCTAGCGGATGTGCCGGCCTCTTCGCGAGCAAGGTGGAGCGCCACCCCGGTCGCTCCCCCCGAGGGCTTCGTCAATCCGCACCTCTCCATGAGTAACCCCTTTGGCCCATTCCCTCCAGCGTCGCTGGTACCCCCTGGTTCTTACCATTGCCGCGCTGGTGCTGCTGCCATTGAGCGTATTGCTGTTCTCCTGGCAGACCATCGATCAGCAGATCTGGTCGCACCTCTGGGAAACCCAGATGCCAAGGTTGCTCGGCAACACCCTGACGCTGGTGCTTGGCGTGGGGCTGGGCGTCACGGTGCTGGGAGTGAGTCTGGCGTGGCTGACGGCGCTGTGTGAGTTTCCGGGGCGGCGCTGGCTGGACTGGGCGCTGATGCTGCCGTTTGCCATCCCGGCGTATGTGCTGGCGTTCGTCTTTGTGGGTTTGCTGGATTTCGCAGGCCCTGTGCAAACGCTGTTGCGCGAGTGGTTCGGCTCCGGCCTGCGTCTGCCGCGAGTCCGCTCTACCGGCGGTGTGATCATCGTGCTGGTGCTGGTGTTTTACCCCTACGTGTATCTGTTGGCGCGCACGGCGTTTCTGGCCCAGGGCAAAGGCCTGATGGAGGCGGCACGTATTCTCGGTCAGTCGCCGTGGCAAGCGTTCTGGCGCGTAGCTCTGCCCATGGCGAGGCCGGCGATCGGTGCTGGTGTGGCGTTGGCGTTGATGGAAACCCTGGCCGATTTCGGCGCGGTGTCGGTGTTTAACTTCGACACTTTCACCACCGCGATCTACAAAACCTGGTACGGCTTCTTCAGTTTGTCGAGCGCGGCGCAACTGGCGAGCCTGCTGCTGCTGGCCGTCATGGTCCTGCTGTACGGCGAGCATCGCGCGCGCGGGGCGAGCCGGCCCAGCAACGAGCGCCCGAGGGTCAAGGCGCTGTATCACCTGCATGGCCTGAAAGCCATCGCCGCCAGCACATGGTGTGGGCTGGTGTTCGCCTGCGCGTTTGTGGTGCCACTGCTGCAGTTGATTGTCTGGGTCTGGCAACGCGGGCGTTTCGACCTCGACGAGCGCTACGCCGGGTTGATCCTGCACACGCTTTACTTGGGCGGTATCGCTGCGCTGGTCACGGTGTGCGTCGCGATGATCCTCGTGTTTGCCCGGCGTCTCGCCCCCACACGCGCCATTCGCGCGGGCGTCAGCGTCGCCAACATTGGTTACGCGCTGCCCGGCTCGGTGCTGGCGGTGTCGATCATGTTGGCGTTCAGTTATCTGGACCGGGAACTGGTCGTGCCGTTATCCAGCTGGCTGGGCGGCGCTGGCCGGCCATTGCTGCTGGGCAGCCTGGGGGCGCTCGTGCTTGCGTACCTGGTGCGCTTCATTGCGGTCGCGTACGGGCCGCTCGAGAACAGCCTGTCGCGCATTCGTCCGTCACTGCCCGAAGCCGCGCGCAGTCTGGGGGTCAGCGGGCCACGATTGTTTTTCAGGATTTATCTGCCGCTGCTCATACCCGGCACGCTGAGCGCTGCGCTGCTGGTCTTCGTCGATGTCCTCAAGGAAATGCCCGCCACGCTGCTCATGCGGCCGTTTGGCTGGGACACGCTGGCCGTGCGCATCTTCGAAATGACCAGCGAAGGTGAGTGGTCGCGTGCGGCTTTGCCTGCGCTGACGCTGGTGCTGGTCGGGCTGCTGCCGGTCATCGGTCTGATTAGACGTTCGGCCAGGCCGATTGGTTAGGTGCGGGGTCCTAACCTTGCGGCTACAATGCGCCGCAATCGACTCGGTCTGTCAGACAATTCCTCAAATTAGCAAAGGTGTCAGACCCCAATTCACGGGGGATCTGCGGGATTGCCAGTGACCGCGTCTTCGCCACGCCCGGAAGGAGAAACCCATGGGACAGCGTACGCCCCTCTTTGACCTACACCTCGCGCTTGGCGCGAAGCTGGTTGATTTTGGTGGTTGGGACATGCCCTTG contains the following coding sequences:
- a CDS encoding extracellular solute-binding protein, which encodes MQASKRLLAALALTMLGSTAQAADEVVVYSSRIDELIKPVFDAYTAKTGVKVKFITDKEAPLMQRIKAEGQNATADLLLTVDAGNLWQAEQMGILQPFTSPVIDANIPSQYRSSTHSWTGLSLRARTIAYSTDRVKPEELTTYEALADKQWEGRLCMRTAKKVYNQSLTATLIETHGAEASEKILKGWVNNLSTDVFSDDIAVLEAINAGQCDVGIVNTYYYGRLHKDNPDLAVRLFWPNQSDRGVHVNLSGIGLTKYAPHADAAKALVEWMTGPEAQTIFAGTNQEFPANPKVAPSEEVASWGAFKADTVPVEVAGRRQAEAIRMMDRAGWN
- a CDS encoding ABC transporter permease; the protein is MAHSLQRRWYPLVLTIAALVLLPLSVLLFSWQTIDQQIWSHLWETQMPRLLGNTLTLVLGVGLGVTVLGVSLAWLTALCEFPGRRWLDWALMLPFAIPAYVLAFVFVGLLDFAGPVQTLLREWFGSGLRLPRVRSTGGVIIVLVLVFYPYVYLLARTAFLAQGKGLMEAARILGQSPWQAFWRVALPMARPAIGAGVALALMETLADFGAVSVFNFDTFTTAIYKTWYGFFSLSSAAQLASLLLLAVMVLLYGEHRARGASRPSNERPRVKALYHLHGLKAIAASTWCGLVFACAFVVPLLQLIVWVWQRGRFDLDERYAGLILHTLYLGGIAALVTVCVAMILVFARRLAPTRAIRAGVSVANIGYALPGSVLAVSIMLAFSYLDRELVVPLSSWLGGAGRPLLLGSLGALVLAYLVRFIAVAYGPLENSLSRIRPSLPEAARSLGVSGPRLFFRIYLPLLIPGTLSAALLVFVDVLKEMPATLLMRPFGWDTLAVRIFEMTSEGEWSRAALPALTLVLVGLLPVIGLIRRSARPIG